Genomic window (Escherichia fergusonii ATCC 35469):
GTGTTTTGTGGCAGTGGAAACTCAGGGTGAATTTACCTCAGGCACGACGGTGGTTGATATCGACGGTTGCCTGGGCAAGCCAGCCAATGTACAGGTGGCATTGGAGCTGGATGTAAAAGGCTTCCAGCAGTGGGTGGCAGAAGTTTTGGCGAAGGCTTCATAAAATAAGGAACTAAAGGGATGAACAACAGCAAGGGAAGGCAAAATGGCTGGCGAAATGCCATAGATTTTAATGGTGTTGCCAGCCGCTATGAGTTTTGGTCATTTTTATCAGTAAGTGTGGGGATCTGTCTGTTTCCACTGTTTTGCTGGTGGCTGGCGTTAATGGCTAATCCTGATTATGGTGTTTTTATTTTCTTTGCTCTGCCACTGAGCGTATTACTCGGCTTACTCTTTCTTATACCTGTTCTTGCCATCGGTGTGCGGCGGATGCACGACATTGGCTACTCAGGATGGTGGTTTATTGCCGCAGTTCTCACGATATGGTTCATACCTGTCATCTTGTTGATATGTTGTATGAAATCGCGGACAACCTCAGAAAGTTAAACAGCACCGAACAGTAAGCAGAACTGTTGCGGTGCCTGGCGATTGTTATTTCCCGCGATAAATCCGTTCAGGTCTGCCGACTTTGCCATAAACGATTTCAGCTTCGAGAAAATTATCTTTTACCCCCTGTTCCAGGTAGCGACGAGCTGTGGTTTTACTGCTACCGAGCAGGCGAGATAGTGAG
Coding sequences:
- a CDS encoding DUF805 domain-containing protein, yielding MNNSKGRQNGWRNAIDFNGVASRYEFWSFLSVSVGICLFPLFCWWLALMANPDYGVFIFFALPLSVLLGLLFLIPVLAIGVRRMHDIGYSGWWFIAAVLTIWFIPVILLICCMKSRTTSES